A DNA window from Bacteroides cellulosilyticus contains the following coding sequences:
- a CDS encoding DUF3408 domain-containing protein: MAKQSGGKPQIDEDFMKEIISQGLPVKKQEMPSVAVETPDKPETVNKEEIKAEPKEEKAVKEPARRKKNTPGDYRETYFMRVDLTDRQPLYVSRTTHEKLMKIVTVIGGRKATVSSYVENILLRHFEQFQDEINELYESKFEKPF; the protein is encoded by the coding sequence ATGGCAAAGCAAAGCGGCGGGAAACCGCAAATAGACGAGGATTTTATGAAAGAGATTATTTCACAGGGCTTGCCCGTGAAAAAACAGGAAATGCCATCGGTGGCGGTGGAAACACCGGATAAGCCGGAAACAGTGAATAAGGAAGAAATCAAGGCAGAACCTAAGGAAGAAAAGGCGGTGAAAGAACCTGCCCGCCGGAAAAAGAACACTCCGGGCGATTACCGGGAAACCTATTTCATGCGGGTGGACTTGACCGACCGCCAACCGTTATATGTCAGCCGTACCACCCACGAAAAGCTAATGAAAATAGTAACTGTTATTGGCGGACGCAAGGCAACCGTGAGCAGCTATGTAGAAAATATCCTGCTTCGGCATTTCGAGCAGTTTCAGGACGAGATAAACGAACTGTACGAAAGCAAATTTGAAAAGCCGTTCTGA
- a CDS encoding ParA family protein → MKKETLYVAFSTQKGGVGKTTFTVLVASYLYYLKGYNVAVVDCDYPQHSISAMRKRDAEQVNGDDYYKQLAFHQFKTLGKKAYPVLCSSPDEAIKTADEFLASAGSDYDVVFFDLPGTVNSEGVINSLSGVDYIFTPIAADRVVLESSLSFAVAIDKLLVRNEACRLKGLHLFWNMVDGREKTDLYTLYEQTIGELELPLMKVFIPDTKRFKKELDAQRKTVFRSTLFPADKRLVKGSNMEELITEIAYLIKL, encoded by the coding sequence ATGAAGAAAGAAACCTTGTATGTAGCTTTCTCCACCCAAAAGGGCGGGGTCGGCAAAACAACGTTCACCGTTTTGGTGGCAAGTTATCTGTATTATCTCAAAGGGTATAACGTGGCGGTCGTGGATTGCGATTACCCGCAGCACAGTATCAGTGCCATGCGCAAACGGGATGCCGAACAAGTAAACGGTGACGATTATTACAAACAGCTTGCCTTTCACCAGTTCAAGACGCTGGGAAAGAAAGCGTACCCGGTCTTATGCAGTTCGCCGGACGAAGCGATAAAAACGGCGGATGAATTTCTTGCGTCTGCCGGGTCGGATTATGATGTGGTCTTTTTCGACCTGCCCGGAACGGTGAACAGTGAGGGCGTTATCAATTCGCTTTCAGGGGTGGACTACATTTTCACTCCCATAGCCGCCGACCGGGTGGTATTGGAAAGCAGCCTTTCCTTTGCGGTGGCTATCGACAAACTGCTGGTAAGGAATGAAGCGTGCCGACTGAAAGGGCTGCACCTGTTTTGGAACATGGTAGATGGGCGGGAAAAAACAGACCTGTACACCCTGTATGAACAGACCATCGGGGAACTGGAATTACCCCTTATGAAAGTATTTATCCCGGACACCAAAAGGTTTAAAAAGGAACTGGACGCACAGCGTAAAACCGTGTTCCGTTCTACGCTGTTCCCGGCGGACAAACGGCTGGTAAAGGGCAGCAACATGGAAGAACTGATAACCGAAATCGCATACCTTATAAAACTGTAA
- the mobB gene encoding conjugal transfer protein MobB, translated as MVAKISVGSSLFGALSYNQNKVDEEQGKVLLSNRMFESEDGNFSIRRCMECFDMHLPADLKTEKPIIHISLNPHPDDVLSDSQLADIAKEYMDKLGYGNQPYMVYKHEDIARHHIHIVSIRVDDTGKKINDKFEHIRSKQITRELEQKYGLHPAEKKQAADRPELKKVDYRAGDVKHQLSNTVKALASSYRFQSFTEYKALLSIYNVQAEEVKGEVNGKPYNGIVYSATNDKGEKQGNPFKSSSLGKSVGYEVIQRHIKKSAKDIQDKNLKERTRRTVGAVMKSARSREQLITELKAKGIDVLFRQNDTGRIYGVTFIDHENRTVLNGSRLGKDFSANVFNDLFSGSRTLTGNSKQETQEQKPEYNLTGHLENTGKTIAGLFSLLSGGDDTPPDNSQVPPPKKKKKKKQRRI; from the coding sequence ATGGTTGCAAAGATAAGCGTAGGCAGTTCCCTGTTCGGTGCGCTATCCTACAACCAAAACAAGGTGGATGAAGAGCAGGGAAAGGTACTTTTAAGCAACCGTATGTTTGAAAGCGAGGACGGAAATTTCAGCATCCGGCGATGTATGGAATGTTTCGATATGCACCTGCCCGCAGACCTGAAAACGGAAAAGCCGATTATCCATATCTCCCTGAACCCGCACCCGGACGATGTACTTTCTGATAGCCAGTTGGCGGATATTGCCAAAGAGTATATGGATAAGTTGGGGTACGGCAACCAGCCGTATATGGTTTACAAGCACGAAGATATTGCAAGGCATCATATACATATCGTTTCCATCCGGGTAGATGATACAGGCAAAAAGATAAATGACAAGTTCGAGCATATCCGTAGCAAACAAATCACCCGTGAACTGGAACAGAAGTACGGTCTGCATCCGGCAGAGAAGAAACAGGCAGCCGACCGCCCCGAACTTAAAAAGGTGGACTACCGGGCAGGGGACGTAAAGCACCAGTTATCCAATACGGTGAAAGCCCTTGCCAGCAGTTACCGTTTCCAGAGTTTCACGGAATACAAAGCGTTGCTATCTATATATAATGTACAGGCGGAAGAAGTGAAAGGGGAAGTGAACGGAAAACCCTATAACGGCATTGTCTATTCGGCGACCAATGACAAGGGAGAAAAGCAGGGAAATCCGTTCAAATCTTCCTCTTTGGGAAAGTCGGTAGGTTACGAAGTCATCCAAAGACACATCAAGAAATCGGCAAAAGACATTCAGGACAAGAACCTGAAAGAGCGTACCCGCCGGACGGTTGGGGCAGTAATGAAATCCGCCCGTAGCCGGGAACAGCTTATTACGGAATTGAAAGCGAAAGGCATAGATGTTCTTTTCCGGCAGAACGATACAGGCAGGATATACGGTGTAACATTCATCGACCACGAAAACCGTACCGTCCTAAACGGTTCACGGTTGGGCAAGGACTTTTCCGCCAATGTGTTCAATGACCTGTTTTCCGGCTCCCGTACTTTGACGGGAAACAGTAAACAGGAAACGCAGGAGCAAAAACCGGAATATAACCTGACCGGACACCTTGAAAATACAGGAAAAACCATTGCGGGACTGTTCAGCCTGTTATCCGGTGGGGACGATACGCCACCCGACAACAGCCAAGTTCCACCACCCAAGAAGAAAAAGAAGAAG
- the traJ gene encoding conjugative transposon protein TraJ, producing MLLAIEFDNLHQILRSLYTDMMPLCGNMAGVAKGIAGLGALFYVAAKVWQSLASAEPIDVYPLLRPFVIGFCIMFFPTFVLGTINSVMSPVVKGCNNMLETQTFDMNAYREQKDKLEYEAMVRNPETAYLVSDEAFDKQIDELGWSAKDIATMGGMYMDRAAHNIKQSVRDWFRELLELLFQSAALVIDTIRTFFLIVLAILGPIAFAISVYDGFQATLTQWITRYISVYLWLPVSDLFSSILARIQVLMLQKDIQELSDPNFVPDSSNSVYIIFMIIGIIGYFTIPTVSNWIIQAGGMGNMSRNINSAANKTGSGVGAVAGAATGNAGGRVGGKLIKSNQ from the coding sequence ATGTTATTAGCAATCGAATTTGATAACCTGCATCAGATTTTACGAAGTCTGTACACGGACATGATGCCTTTATGCGGGAACATGGCGGGGGTAGCCAAAGGAATAGCGGGACTGGGGGCTTTGTTCTATGTGGCTGCCAAAGTATGGCAGTCGCTCGCCAGTGCCGAACCGATAGACGTTTACCCTTTGCTCCGTCCTTTTGTGATTGGTTTCTGTATTATGTTCTTTCCCACTTTTGTACTGGGTACGATTAACAGCGTTATGTCGCCAGTAGTCAAGGGGTGTAACAATATGCTCGAAACGCAAACTTTCGATATGAACGCCTACCGGGAACAAAAGGACAAACTGGAATATGAAGCGATGGTGCGCAATCCGGAAACGGCTTACCTTGTTTCGGATGAAGCATTTGATAAACAGATTGACGAATTGGGATGGTCTGCCAAAGATATTGCCACAATGGGTGGTATGTACATGGATAGGGCAGCCCACAATATTAAGCAATCCGTCCGGGATTGGTTCAGGGAACTTTTGGAACTGCTCTTTCAATCGGCAGCCCTTGTGATAGACACTATCCGAACCTTTTTCTTGATTGTCCTTGCCATACTGGGTCCGATAGCCTTTGCCATCAGTGTATATGATGGCTTTCAGGCGACACTGACCCAATGGATAACAAGGTATATTTCCGTTTACCTGTGGCTGCCCGTTTCAGACCTGTTCAGTTCCATACTTGCCCGAATACAGGTACTTATGCTCCAAAAGGATATTCAGGAGCTATCAGACCCCAATTTCGTACCCGATAGCAGCAATTCAGTGTACATAATTTTTATGATAATCGGTATCATCGGTTACTTCACAATTCCCACCGTATCGAACTGGATTATTCAGGCGGGCGGAATGGGCAACATGAGCCGGAATATAAACAGTGCGGCTAACAAAACAGGTAGCGGTGTCGGTGCGGTAGCAGGTGCAGCAACCGGGAACGCTGGCGGCAGGGTCGGTGGTAAACTAATCAAAAGTAACCAATAA
- a CDS encoding DUF4141 domain-containing protein, translating to MRTKIIMLLVICSLFAGKLNAQWVVSDPGNLAQGIINASKNIVQTSSTAQTMIKNFQETVKLYNQGKEYYDALKSVHNLVKDARKVQKSILLIGEISDIYVNSFQKMLSDENYTPDELSAIAYGYTQLLQESSDVLEEMKSVVNINGLSMSDKERMDVIDRTYNSIKNYRDLVSYYTRKNISVSYLRAKKKKDTDRVMALYGSADERYW from the coding sequence ATGAGAACAAAGATTATAATGCTGCTTGTAATATGCAGCCTTTTTGCCGGAAAGTTAAACGCACAATGGGTGGTGAGTGACCCCGGCAACTTGGCGCAAGGGATTATCAATGCGTCAAAGAATATCGTTCAAACGTCCTCCACAGCCCAAACAATGATAAAGAATTTTCAGGAAACAGTAAAGCTGTACAATCAAGGCAAGGAGTACTACGATGCCTTAAAATCAGTGCATAACCTTGTCAAAGATGCCCGGAAAGTACAGAAGTCTATCCTGCTTATCGGTGAGATTTCCGACATCTATGTGAACAGTTTTCAGAAGATGCTTTCGGATGAAAACTATACGCCGGACGAGCTTTCGGCGATTGCCTACGGATATACCCAACTGTTGCAGGAAAGTTCCGATGTGCTGGAAGAAATGAAAAGCGTGGTGAACATCAACGGGCTTTCCATGTCCGATAAAGAACGGATGGACGTTATCGACCGGACGTATAACTCCATCAAGAACTACCGGGATTTGGTGAGTTACTACACCCGTAAGAATATTTCTGTTTCCTACCTGCGGGCGAAAAAGAAAAAGGACACCGACCGGGTAATGGCTTTGTATGGTTCGGCGGATGAACGTTACTGGTAA
- a CDS encoding TraG family conjugative transposon ATPase, translated as MRNILKATTLENKFPLFTVENGCIVSKDADITVAFRVELPELFTVTAAEYEAIHSAWNKAVKVLPDYSIVHKQDWFIKENYAPDIQKDDLSFLSRSFERHFNERPFLNHTCYLFLTKTTKERSRMQSNFSTLCRGFLVPKEIKDRETVTKFLEAVGQFESIMNDSGFITLTRLNSDEITGTKETAGIVEKYFSLSQTDTTTLKDISLGADEMKIGDDILCLHTLSDAEDMPGKVGTDTRYEKLSTDRSDCRLSFASPVGVLLSCNHIYNQYIFIDDHTENLKQFEKMARNMHSLSKYSRANQINKSWIEEYLNEAHSQGLISVRCHCNIMAWSDDRDELKHIKNDVGAQLALMECKPRHNTTDTPTLFWAGIPGNQADFPAEESFYTFIEQALCLFTEETNYKSSLSPFGIKMVDRVTGKPLHIDISDLPMKKGIITNRNKFILGPSGSGKSFFTNHMVRQYYEQNAHVLLVDTGNSYLGLCEMINRKTHGEDGIYFTYTTENPIAFNPFYVEDGIFDIEKKESIKTLILTLWKRDDEAPTRAEEVALSNAVSSYIELITKDSSVTPCFNTFYEYVKTDYRVHLQEKNVREKDFDIDNFLNVLEPYYKGGEYDYLLNSDKELDLLHKRFIVFELDNIKDHKILFPITTIIIMEVFINKMRKLKGIRKLILIEEAWKAIASANMADYIKYLYKTVRKYFGEAIVVTQEVEDIISSPIVKESIINNSDCKILLDQRKYLNKFDSIQNLLGLTDKERSQVLSINLANHPNRKYKEVWIGLGGTQSAVYATEVSLDEYFTYTTEETEKMELFALSEKLGGNLELAIKRLAESKRNPEK; from the coding sequence ATGAGAAATATATTAAAAGCTACCACGCTGGAAAACAAGTTTCCACTGTTCACGGTGGAAAACGGCTGCATCGTTTCCAAAGATGCCGATATAACAGTGGCGTTCAGGGTGGAACTGCCCGAACTGTTCACCGTCACGGCTGCTGAATACGAAGCGATACATTCCGCTTGGAACAAAGCAGTCAAGGTGCTGCCCGATTACAGCATCGTACATAAACAGGACTGGTTCATCAAAGAGAACTATGCGCCTGACATCCAAAAGGATGATTTGAGTTTCCTTTCCCGTTCCTTTGAACGGCATTTTAATGAAAGACCGTTCTTAAACCATACCTGCTATTTGTTTCTGACGAAAACGACAAAGGAACGTAGCCGGATGCAGAGTAATTTCTCCACCCTTTGCCGGGGCTTCCTTGTCCCCAAAGAGATAAAGGACAGGGAAACCGTTACAAAGTTCCTCGAAGCGGTGGGGCAGTTTGAAAGCATTATGAACGATAGCGGTTTCATTACCCTTACCCGCCTGAACTCGGACGAAATCACCGGAACAAAGGAAACGGCGGGTATCGTGGAAAAATACTTTTCACTCTCACAGACCGATACCACCACACTGAAAGATATTTCGCTGGGTGCTGACGAAATGAAGATTGGCGATGATATTCTTTGTTTGCATACCCTTTCGGATGCGGAAGATATGCCGGGAAAAGTAGGGACTGACACCCGCTATGAAAAGCTATCCACCGACCGGAGCGATTGCAGGTTATCTTTTGCTTCTCCGGTGGGCGTGCTGCTCTCCTGTAACCATATATATAACCAGTACATCTTCATTGACGACCATACGGAGAACCTGAAACAGTTTGAAAAGATGGCTCGCAATATGCACTCCCTTTCCAAATACAGTCGTGCCAATCAGATTAACAAGTCTTGGATAGAGGAATATTTGAACGAAGCACATTCACAGGGGCTTATCTCCGTGCGATGCCATTGTAATATCATGGCTTGGAGTGACGACCGGGACGAATTGAAGCACATTAAAAATGATGTGGGGGCACAGCTCGCACTTATGGAGTGCAAGCCACGCCACAACACCACCGACACGCCGACCCTGTTTTGGGCGGGCATACCCGGTAATCAGGCGGACTTCCCGGCGGAAGAAAGTTTCTACACCTTTATTGAACAGGCTCTTTGCCTGTTCACCGAAGAAACGAACTACAAAAGTTCGCTTTCTCCCTTTGGCATCAAGATGGTGGATAGGGTCACGGGAAAGCCGTTGCACATCGACATATCAGACCTGCCCATGAAAAAAGGTATCATTACCAATCGCAACAAGTTCATACTTGGGCCGAGTGGTAGCGGCAAGTCATTTTTTACCAACCACATGGTGCGCCAGTATTACGAACAAAATGCGCACGTCCTGTTGGTTGATACCGGAAACAGTTATTTGGGGCTGTGTGAAATGATAAACCGGAAAACGCACGGGGAAGATGGGATATATTTTACCTATACCACTGAAAACCCGATAGCGTTTAATCCTTTCTATGTTGAAGATGGGATATTTGACATCGAGAAAAAGGAAAGTATCAAAACGCTTATCCTGACCCTGTGGAAAAGGGATGATGAAGCACCCACACGGGCGGAAGAAGTGGCTTTGTCGAACGCTGTAAGTTCCTATATCGAACTGATTACTAAGGACAGTTCAGTTACTCCCTGCTTCAATACGTTCTACGAGTATGTGAAAACCGATTACCGGGTGCACCTGCAAGAAAAGAACGTCCGGGAAAAGGATTTCGATATAGACAATTTCCTGAATGTATTAGAACCTTACTATAAAGGGGGCGAATACGACTACCTGCTGAACTCCGACAAGGAACTTGATTTGCTGCATAAACGCTTCATTGTCTTTGAGTTGGATAATATCAAAGACCACAAAATTTTATTTCCGATTACAACCATTATCATTATGGAAGTTTTCATTAACAAGATGCGTAAATTAAAGGGTATCAGGAAATTAATATTGATAGAAGAAGCATGGAAAGCGATTGCATCGGCGAACATGGCGGACTACATAAAATATTTATACAAAACCGTTAGAAAGTATTTCGGCGAAGCGATTGTAGTTACCCAAGAGGTCGAAGATATTATATCTTCTCCCATTGTAAAAGAGAGCATTATAAACAATTCGGATTGTAAGATACTGCTCGACCAAAGGAAATACCTTAATAAATTCGATAGCATACAGAACCTTTTGGGACTGACCGATAAGGAACGTTCACAGGTGCTTTCCATCAACCTTGCCAATCATCCGAACCGGAAATACAAGGAAGTTTGGATAGGCTTAGGCGGTACACAATCAGCCGTATATGCTACCGAAGTGAGTTTGGACGAATATTTTACATACACCACCGAAGAAACGGAAAAGATGGAACTATTCGCCTTGTCCGAAAAGTTGGGCGGTAATCTCGAACTGGCTATCAAACGGCTTGCCGAAAGCAAGCGCAATCCCGAAAAATAA
- a CDS encoding DUF4133 domain-containing protein, translating to MADYPINRGIGKPVEFRGLRSQYLFIFAGGLLALFVLFIIMYMVGINQWVCIIFGVTSATLLVWLTFRLNEKYGTHGLMKLSARKSHPFHIINRKAISRLFTKNQKQASK from the coding sequence ATGGCAGACTATCCGATTAACAGGGGAATAGGCAAGCCAGTTGAGTTTCGGGGGTTGAGAAGTCAATATCTTTTCATTTTTGCGGGCGGACTGTTAGCCCTGTTCGTGCTTTTCATCATCATGTACATGGTAGGCATTAACCAGTGGGTGTGCATCATCTTCGGCGTTACTTCGGCAACGCTGCTTGTATGGCTCACATTCCGGTTAAACGAAAAGTACGGGACACACGGGTTAATGAAATTGTCCGCACGCAAAAGCCACCCTTTCCATATCATCAACCGAAAAGCCATATCCCGATTATTCACTAAAAATCAGAAACAAGCATCGAAATGA
- a CDS encoding DUF4134 domain-containing protein, translating into MKKKVLFSAVALLAASATFAQGNGMAGITEATNMVTSYFDPATKLIYAIGAVVGLIGGVKVYGKFSSGDPDTSKTAASWFGACIFLIVAATILRSFFL; encoded by the coding sequence ATGAAAAAGAAAGTTCTCTTTTCAGCAGTCGCTCTATTGGCTGCATCCGCTACGTTTGCACAAGGTAACGGCATGGCGGGTATTACAGAAGCTACCAACATGGTAACATCCTATTTTGACCCGGCGACAAAATTAATTTACGCCATCGGTGCGGTGGTAGGCTTGATTGGTGGCGTGAAAGTATATGGCAAATTTTCTTCGGGTGACCCCGATACGAGCAAAACGGCGGCTTCGTGGTTCGGTGCTTGTATCTTCCTGATAGTCGCTGCCACCATCCTACGTTCATTCTTCCTCTAA
- the mobA gene encoding conjugal transfer protein MobA, with translation MKQKNENAPHPGGAGRKPKADPAVFRYSISFNAIDHARFLALFDQSGMRTKAHFITARIFGEPFKVIKIDKAAVEYYTRLTALYSQYRGIAVNYNQVVKALNTNFSEKKALAFLYKLEKATIELADLNRQIIELTREFETRWLQR, from the coding sequence ATGAAACAGAAAAATGAAAATGCGCCCCATCCGGGTGGCGCAGGACGAAAGCCCAAAGCAGACCCGGCAGTGTTCCGGTACTCTATCAGCTTCAATGCGATAGACCACGCCCGCTTTTTGGCATTGTTCGACCAGTCCGGTATGCGCACGAAAGCGCATTTTATCACCGCCCGTATCTTCGGAGAACCGTTCAAAGTGATTAAAATAGACAAGGCGGCGGTAGAATATTATACCCGGCTGACCGCTTTATATTCCCAGTACAGGGGTATCGCCGTGAATTATAATCAGGTGGTAAAGGCTCTCAATACCAATTTCTCAGAGAAGAAAGCTCTCGCTTTTCTCTATAAACTGGAAAAGGCAACGATAGAACTTGCCGACTTGAACCGCCAAATTATTGAACTGACCCGTGAATTTGAAACAAGATGGTTGCAAAGATAA
- a CDS encoding DUF3876 domain-containing protein yields the protein MKHLKFLFPVLLCTLLLGLSSCKETNTDRLRAMRGDWESVKNRPAFSLFEKNGHYRVTTRKMTYRGTIQTETYQISEQDGNLFIETGLSVLLTYDKENDRILLSPGGEYKRSKQPIKK from the coding sequence ATGAAACATTTAAAATTCCTGTTTCCGGTGCTGTTATGCACTTTGTTACTGGGGCTTTCTTCCTGTAAGGAAACGAACACCGACCGTCTTAGGGCGATGCGTGGTGACTGGGAAAGCGTGAAAAACCGTCCTGCGTTCTCTCTCTTTGAAAAAAACGGGCATTATAGGGTAACGACCCGCAAAATGACCTACCGGGGGACTATCCAAACGGAAACCTATCAGATTTCAGAACAGGACGGAAACCTGTTCATCGAAACGGGGCTTTCCGTCCTGCTGACCTATGACAAAGAGAACGACCGGATTCTGCTTTCACCCGGTGGAGAATACAAACGGAGTAAACAACCAATAAAGAAGTAA